The following proteins are encoded in a genomic region of Heliangelus exortis chromosome 7, bHelExo1.hap1, whole genome shotgun sequence:
- the PDZD7 gene encoding PDZ domain-containing protein 7 isoform X2, which produces MAQGWDMGLSGMTSGSRSWSSSSEVSLAPRYLLSKQSRLLNGTTRTGRTNSPMGRVILINTPIEASSNESDVINAITVEKSADGKLGFSVRGGSEHGLGIFVSKVEEGSAAEQAGLCVGDKITEVNSVSLENITMSSAVKVLTGNNRLRMVVRRMGRVPGIKFSKEKTAWVDVVNRRLVVEKSGSTTSESGSEDGLRRIVHLYTTSDDYCLGFNIRGGREFGLGIYVSKVDPGGLAEQNGIRVGDQVLAANGVKFEDISHSKAVEVLKGQTHIMLTIKETGRFPAYKEMVAEYCWLSRLTNGQLQQLSQASETSSSISSYSSGPPPGAVNGLGTATPAPPTRTVDVAISTEDGPRRGWVRERAERAMQTEPAAEGLPETRRTVRPPELLRDTAIRGQGAREPHGTYPRRTFTHSPKTALLLALSRPRQPITRSQSDLTVAEEKRKKERPEGQGAQGAPPGLHRSKTLVNLFFKGGRAASQSWALPSQEPPTSERWPRAKFPGRPDGDRDKSRRASILGPGGIATLQPNGSDPEARLLLIKDSAARLLSPDEVTAVIRHCSRYLHEGSVEDLVRPLLAILDRPEKVLLLRDVRSVVATTDLGRFDSMVMPLELEAFDALKSRSVRSPALRPAHHDVPPKRHLITPVPDYRGGFLLKPAGAPEPEEAGGPQASPTRPRASPSPRRLHPRTYTPLPDVPVDAYACTSSPLPATGPRPPNWLLTEPSLGEGHRQPRSPWPTRQKESPGTVPGGGDSMLGKPQWARPPLAPLIRGTGGEAGAGVATNGPRDAGREEEEEEEYRLLTVTLSKLKHSLGISISGGIESRAQPVVKIEKIFPGGAAFLSGILKAGQELVSVDGESLQNVTHQRAVDIIRQAYRNKAKEPMELVVRVPATSPE; this is translated from the exons ATGGCCCAGGGCTGGGACATGGGGCTGTCGGGGATGACGTCAGGCAGCCGGTCATGGAGCTCCAGCAGCGAGGTCAGTCTGGCCCCTCGCTACCTCCTCAGCAAGCAGAGCCGTCTGCTCAACGGGACCACACGGACCGGCCGCACCAACTCCCCCATGGGGCGCGTCATCCTCATCAATACCCCCATCGAAG ccagcagcaacGAGAGCGACGTCATCAATGCCATTACGGTGGAGAAGAGTGCGGATGGCAAGCTGGGCTTCAGCGTCCGTGGAGGCTCCGAGCATGGGCTGGGAATCTTTGTCAGCAAAGTGGAGGAGGGCAGTGCTGCAG AGCAGGCCGGGCTGTGTGTTGGTGACAAGATCACAGAGGTGAACAGCGTGAGCCTGGAGAACATCACCATGAGCAGCGCTGTGAAGGTCCTCACCGGCAACAACCGCCTCCGCATGGTGGTCCGGCGGATGGGCCGTGTGCCAGGCATCAAATTCTCCAAGGAGAAGACGGCATG GGTGGATGTGGTGAACAGGCGCCTGGTGGTGGAGAAAAGCGGTTCAACGACATCAGAGAGCGGTTCTGAAGATGGGCTGCGGCGTATTGTCCACCTCTACACCACCTCGGACGACTACTGCCTGGGCTTCAACATCCGTGGTGGCAGGGAGTTCGGCCTCGGCATCTACGTCTCCAA GGTGGACCCAGgagggctggcagagcagaatGGCATTCGGGTGGGAGACCAAGTCCTTGCAGCCAACGGAGTCAAGTTTGAAGACATAAGCCATAGCAAGGCAGTGGAGGTGCTCAAGGGGCAGACCCACATCATGCTAACCATAAAG GAGACGGGCCGGTTCCCTGCCTACAAGGAGATGGTGGCCGAGTACTGCTGGCTCAGTCGCT TGACCAatgggcagctgcagcagctgtctCAAGCCTCGGAGACCAGCTCCTCCATTTCCTCCTATTCCTCGGGGCCACCACCGGGGGCAGTGAatgggctggggacagccaccccagcaccccccacccGCACTGTGGACGTGGCCATCTCCACAGAGGATGGTCCCCGGCGGGGCTGGGTGCGGGAACGTGCTGAGCGGGCCATGCAGACTGAGCCAGCTGCCGAGGGGCTGCCAGAGACACGGAGGACAGTGCGGCCACCCgagctgctgagggacacggCCATCCGGGGCCAGGGTGCCCGTGAGCCCCATGGCACCTACCCACGTCGGACCTTCACCCACTCACCCAAGACGGCgctgctgctggccctgagCCGGCCTCGGCAGCCCATCACGCGCTCCCAGAGCGACCTCACCGTCGCCG AGGAGAAACGGAAGAAGGAGAGGCCAGAGGGACAAGGGGCACAGGGGGCTCCCCCAGGGCTGCACCGCTCCAAGACGCTCGTCAACCTCTTCTTCAAGGGGGGCCGTGCCGCCAGCCAGAGCTGGGCCCtccccagccaggagccccCCACCTCTGAGCGCTGGCCACGCGCCAAGTTCCCGGGGCGTCCCGACGGAGACAGAG ACAAAAGCCGGCGTGCCAGCATCCTGGGACCTGGGGGCATCGCTACCCTGCAGCCCAATGGCAGCGACCCTGAAGCCCGGCTCCTGCTCATCAAGGACTCCGCAGCTCGCCTCCTCAGCCCCGACGAGGTGACGGCCGTCATCCGCCACTGCTCCCGG TACCTGCATGAGGGCAGCGTGGAGGATTTGGTGCGGCCACTGCTGGCCATCTTGGACCGGCCTGAGAAGGTCCTGCTGCTACGGGACGTGAG GAGCGTGGTGGCCACCACGGACCTGGGCCGGTTTGACAGCATGGTGATGCCCCTGGAGCTGGAAGCCTTTGATGCCCTGAAGAGCCGCTCGG TGCGCTCGCCTGCTCTCCGCCCAGCCCACCATGATGTCCCCCCCAAGAGACACCTCATCACACCAGTGCCTG ACTATCGGGGTGGGTTCCTGCTGAAGCCGGCAGGGGCCCCAGAGCCAGAGGAAGCCGGGGGGCCGCAGGCGAGCCCAACCCGGCCACgggcctcccccagcccccgcCGGCTTCACCCCCGCACCTACACCCCACTCCCCGACGTGCCAGTGGATGCCTATGCCTGCACCAGCAGCCCCCTGCCTGCCACCGGCCCCCGGCCCCCCAACTGGCTGCTAACTGAGCCCTCCCTGGGTGAAGGGCACAGGCAGCCACGCAGCCCCTGGCCCACCCGACAGAAGGAGTCCCCTGGGACAGTGCCCGGTGGAGGGGACTCCATGCTGGGGAAGCCCCAGTGGGCACGGCCCCCCCTTGCACCTCTCATTAGAGGGACAGGGGgtgaggcaggggctggggtggCCACCAATGGCCCTagggatgctggcagggaagaagaagaggaggaagagtaTCGTCTGCTCACCGTCACCCTCTCCAAGCTGAAGCACTCACTGG GGATCAGCATCTCCGGTGGCATTGAGTCAAGGGCACAGCCAGTGGTGAAGATTGAGAAGATCTTCCCTGGGGGAGCTGCCTTCCTCAGCGGCATCCTTAAG gctgggcaggagtTGGTGTCCGTGGATGGGGAGAGCCTGCAGAATGTCACCCACCAGCGGGCTGTGGACATCATCCGCCAGGCCTACCGCAACAAAGCCAAGGAGCCCATGGAGCTGGTGGTGCGGGTGCCTGCAACCTCCCCGGAGTGA
- the PDZD7 gene encoding PDZ domain-containing protein 7 isoform X1, whose amino-acid sequence MAQGWDMGLSGMTSGSRSWSSSSEVSLAPRYLLSKQSRLLNGTTRTGRTNSPMGRVILINTPIEASSNESDVINAITVEKSADGKLGFSVRGGSEHGLGIFVSKVEEGSAAEQAGLCVGDKITEVNSVSLENITMSSAVKVLTGNNRLRMVVRRMGRVPGIKFSKEKTAWVDVVNRRLVVEKSGSTTSESGSEDGLRRIVHLYTTSDDYCLGFNIRGGREFGLGIYVSKVDPGGLAEQNGIRVGDQVLAANGVKFEDISHSKAVEVLKGQTHIMLTIKETGRFPAYKEMVAEYCWLSRLTNGQLQQLSQASETSSSISSYSSGPPPGAVNGLGTATPAPPTRTVDVAISTEDGPRRGWVRERAERAMQTEPAAEGLPETRRTVRPPELLRDTAIRGQGAREPHGTYPRRTFTHSPKTALLLALSRPRQPITRSQSDLTVAEEKRKKERPEGQGAQGAPPGLHRSKTLVNLFFKGGRAASQSWALPSQEPPTSERWPRAKFPGRPDGDRVGAVQKFVIRSLKRDKSRRASILGPGGIATLQPNGSDPEARLLLIKDSAARLLSPDEVTAVIRHCSRYLHEGSVEDLVRPLLAILDRPEKVLLLRDVRSVVATTDLGRFDSMVMPLELEAFDALKSRSVRSPALRPAHHDVPPKRHLITPVPDYRGGFLLKPAGAPEPEEAGGPQASPTRPRASPSPRRLHPRTYTPLPDVPVDAYACTSSPLPATGPRPPNWLLTEPSLGEGHRQPRSPWPTRQKESPGTVPGGGDSMLGKPQWARPPLAPLIRGTGGEAGAGVATNGPRDAGREEEEEEEYRLLTVTLSKLKHSLGISISGGIESRAQPVVKIEKIFPGGAAFLSGILKAGQELVSVDGESLQNVTHQRAVDIIRQAYRNKAKEPMELVVRVPATSPE is encoded by the exons ATGGCCCAGGGCTGGGACATGGGGCTGTCGGGGATGACGTCAGGCAGCCGGTCATGGAGCTCCAGCAGCGAGGTCAGTCTGGCCCCTCGCTACCTCCTCAGCAAGCAGAGCCGTCTGCTCAACGGGACCACACGGACCGGCCGCACCAACTCCCCCATGGGGCGCGTCATCCTCATCAATACCCCCATCGAAG ccagcagcaacGAGAGCGACGTCATCAATGCCATTACGGTGGAGAAGAGTGCGGATGGCAAGCTGGGCTTCAGCGTCCGTGGAGGCTCCGAGCATGGGCTGGGAATCTTTGTCAGCAAAGTGGAGGAGGGCAGTGCTGCAG AGCAGGCCGGGCTGTGTGTTGGTGACAAGATCACAGAGGTGAACAGCGTGAGCCTGGAGAACATCACCATGAGCAGCGCTGTGAAGGTCCTCACCGGCAACAACCGCCTCCGCATGGTGGTCCGGCGGATGGGCCGTGTGCCAGGCATCAAATTCTCCAAGGAGAAGACGGCATG GGTGGATGTGGTGAACAGGCGCCTGGTGGTGGAGAAAAGCGGTTCAACGACATCAGAGAGCGGTTCTGAAGATGGGCTGCGGCGTATTGTCCACCTCTACACCACCTCGGACGACTACTGCCTGGGCTTCAACATCCGTGGTGGCAGGGAGTTCGGCCTCGGCATCTACGTCTCCAA GGTGGACCCAGgagggctggcagagcagaatGGCATTCGGGTGGGAGACCAAGTCCTTGCAGCCAACGGAGTCAAGTTTGAAGACATAAGCCATAGCAAGGCAGTGGAGGTGCTCAAGGGGCAGACCCACATCATGCTAACCATAAAG GAGACGGGCCGGTTCCCTGCCTACAAGGAGATGGTGGCCGAGTACTGCTGGCTCAGTCGCT TGACCAatgggcagctgcagcagctgtctCAAGCCTCGGAGACCAGCTCCTCCATTTCCTCCTATTCCTCGGGGCCACCACCGGGGGCAGTGAatgggctggggacagccaccccagcaccccccacccGCACTGTGGACGTGGCCATCTCCACAGAGGATGGTCCCCGGCGGGGCTGGGTGCGGGAACGTGCTGAGCGGGCCATGCAGACTGAGCCAGCTGCCGAGGGGCTGCCAGAGACACGGAGGACAGTGCGGCCACCCgagctgctgagggacacggCCATCCGGGGCCAGGGTGCCCGTGAGCCCCATGGCACCTACCCACGTCGGACCTTCACCCACTCACCCAAGACGGCgctgctgctggccctgagCCGGCCTCGGCAGCCCATCACGCGCTCCCAGAGCGACCTCACCGTCGCCG AGGAGAAACGGAAGAAGGAGAGGCCAGAGGGACAAGGGGCACAGGGGGCTCCCCCAGGGCTGCACCGCTCCAAGACGCTCGTCAACCTCTTCTTCAAGGGGGGCCGTGCCGCCAGCCAGAGCTGGGCCCtccccagccaggagccccCCACCTCTGAGCGCTGGCCACGCGCCAAGTTCCCGGGGCGTCCCGACGGAGACAGAG TAGGCGCTGTGCAGAAGTTTGTCATCCGGAGCCTGAAGCGGG ACAAAAGCCGGCGTGCCAGCATCCTGGGACCTGGGGGCATCGCTACCCTGCAGCCCAATGGCAGCGACCCTGAAGCCCGGCTCCTGCTCATCAAGGACTCCGCAGCTCGCCTCCTCAGCCCCGACGAGGTGACGGCCGTCATCCGCCACTGCTCCCGG TACCTGCATGAGGGCAGCGTGGAGGATTTGGTGCGGCCACTGCTGGCCATCTTGGACCGGCCTGAGAAGGTCCTGCTGCTACGGGACGTGAG GAGCGTGGTGGCCACCACGGACCTGGGCCGGTTTGACAGCATGGTGATGCCCCTGGAGCTGGAAGCCTTTGATGCCCTGAAGAGCCGCTCGG TGCGCTCGCCTGCTCTCCGCCCAGCCCACCATGATGTCCCCCCCAAGAGACACCTCATCACACCAGTGCCTG ACTATCGGGGTGGGTTCCTGCTGAAGCCGGCAGGGGCCCCAGAGCCAGAGGAAGCCGGGGGGCCGCAGGCGAGCCCAACCCGGCCACgggcctcccccagcccccgcCGGCTTCACCCCCGCACCTACACCCCACTCCCCGACGTGCCAGTGGATGCCTATGCCTGCACCAGCAGCCCCCTGCCTGCCACCGGCCCCCGGCCCCCCAACTGGCTGCTAACTGAGCCCTCCCTGGGTGAAGGGCACAGGCAGCCACGCAGCCCCTGGCCCACCCGACAGAAGGAGTCCCCTGGGACAGTGCCCGGTGGAGGGGACTCCATGCTGGGGAAGCCCCAGTGGGCACGGCCCCCCCTTGCACCTCTCATTAGAGGGACAGGGGgtgaggcaggggctggggtggCCACCAATGGCCCTagggatgctggcagggaagaagaagaggaggaagagtaTCGTCTGCTCACCGTCACCCTCTCCAAGCTGAAGCACTCACTGG GGATCAGCATCTCCGGTGGCATTGAGTCAAGGGCACAGCCAGTGGTGAAGATTGAGAAGATCTTCCCTGGGGGAGCTGCCTTCCTCAGCGGCATCCTTAAG gctgggcaggagtTGGTGTCCGTGGATGGGGAGAGCCTGCAGAATGTCACCCACCAGCGGGCTGTGGACATCATCCGCCAGGCCTACCGCAACAAAGCCAAGGAGCCCATGGAGCTGGTGGTGCGGGTGCCTGCAACCTCCCCGGAGTGA